A window of Drosophila subobscura isolate 14011-0131.10 chromosome E, UCBerk_Dsub_1.0, whole genome shotgun sequence contains these coding sequences:
- the LOC117890690 gene encoding nucleoprotein TPR isoform X3 yields MDLCGPQSLDNILEPDELNLVPENVQKKLSGYIEKFTDEYCKNRAAANRLAESEQQREELQSAVEDHNVKLANFEQNVNELRTQLDQVSAERDHLLETIRSNEHIATSFRQEKNSIIEERDSLLTLLERQNAELERLKEDLHTYRQQLSNAISAKCEAIARVDEIQSKEVALQTKEQRIESERLMLQNEIQLLNSDLNRNNSELQNIRRENSINTMQLENSLREKCDALQIVQAEHAQAVETIGQLNDKIAELTNNVYKQSMVTEQYVASLKNELDAKNKLYEIFKSTESQQAMAHDELLRGIGELKEMLKLSSAENDKLQAELSATKVQHDSELAERAATIEELRKELSEANKLLTQTKDRGLEEAIFKMSPSAAVASRVINPNFTITELYAKYVKALEDLELMNLDNSKLKLHVASILKEVEERAPEIEQQRMDFENLKEAYDQIIPERDALLEKKQWLEESLERANFDVKSVTKKNDLLERSAKDLGRQVCTLLDELNCLRAGVPHVSHHNRSGDGSSQPQNVHGVISEHLVTFDSIVELQERNQKLLQLTRELAQTMDEQEKEFNMNMLKMDKERAQKAQERCALLEEQLAEKNNALNLINSKCERYQKSFFAAQKRLGRQPRNLDDSATDMDVSETATLDTSAKAAEHNNREEVSQLEQRIQSLERQLVEENSRYAALKENYEYYTSEKRKNDALAQEQFDSMRKEVRELTSTNCKLLNSTDFQKEQIDLLHRNVEACKKQISALEDRNRSYEKTIIKHEQTMHLLKDETMAAHKKSSAAEAEAYNLRQENRNLKDTATRLQIEKESFHRDQHSQSLLLNNLEFIKSNLERSETEGRLRLEQRLDDAARELAAQRRHQQEEHEKFQETVNEFKRQAETAIKLKEEERQQAEKWQAELVSVREELAQKVTQVNELSKKLQESLTPSMNENPVSAANKRAREFELKYNQAAVEIESLQKELVSLRAHGEQFYKMSQTAEAEVKRLHELHSEMVASHEDEIKKLKSAETELRARIDELEAEAMLLNVTEQTKSINQTDQVKVAQDEMKTVLEKLTESGRTIRTLRTENTTLAESLHEVEVKYANEMVQHSADIQDLTKLKTDNYKLRDELNQLKAGQESLQAAHDELLKANAEAQSLLEKEKEETDRRVADLNALNATLHDQIEALTTKLTALSQSGTNTSLLNESLALDADQSLNISGLAVEEIRSNEQLLKIIKFLRQEKDLCVAKMDIMKAENARLKSELTIMQKKLDEVTVCLNQERSKNQTEVNSTFKYAEVLRKIETLDAITDSNRILREERNSLTQRLAELTSRIQSLEKELFPLQCSNKELTSKIEELNLENTSLRTEAVKWRQRANVLVEKSNRNPEEFKRIQTERENLAKQLTTERELSKKQTDEIGLLKSELPALMGKLQALDDARKKQMEETINLRQTNSRQTQDIMELKNRLLQKEEELMKATDELDAKEKALQEKDTKELALRKVAKRYREGYISLQAQQGGADISADLEKVRSELDELGNQYRAAKEELEKVTSENDALKSRQTEPETDANAVRQEHKVKVDKLIQDLTVARTDLVNQEATLASNKTQYDETVARLEKELQESIAANKEVNLRLTRENESLHMRINQLTRQLGSQQSTKPSTSSVAEKGNISESSSPRTANVKPMSGSATVQQSATVTPWRGGETPLASIRPISVQNSRTAAILPTSQQPSAGSASTSSSSTSTTSASASGSSSAVANTALVPPQQQVHTTGSGALESMASSSPTSSHTDYMPSTSSAAVAVAAIPPMGATSAAESSQEAESVQHPQQNDSQLFAGGSQQQVVALVSPRVEGSSSTSTSTSTATSTPNPTANPSVQDASQQSQQPSTSGSSSSSSTVVSSHSRHTPSSSNVTTTQAGCSSIGIKRPRDVEGDSTNTEDGVPEKTKRLRAPMHSEELSATHIGDSGMDVDQMPTSSQRDQEDDIQVVDSDDEDDVLADADDGPVDGGEADQEGYEDSYEQDNDMDNDGADDENEMASDAQDNNEVDIEEQQLQVQEESQLLDNQAGAAVVAAAASASTQENNQSQAITSGSGESSNPAKLPQAETSPWKQAVASTSSAAAASRRLESSVEIVSSPQVSNFSEQPARVETAEVDGTAAVAPDESAGPSGEGTAAALPQKPNEAAETNAADAAKLPSESDLGGAEDICEADEAFAEETLEPGQGEDSQQLGNENQNVGTSQSELSDNQPNQAEGGSGEANEGTDGVSSEGEKQAVGVEEEGREAEATSPSDNTRYRNLRSGLPPNNNNNSNTNRGVRRTRGNPNTNQNRSRIVWQRSDGPNNPNMQGDQGSPSNRGYNNQRGGQRARGTRPRRQPTNNFNNNPGRY; encoded by the exons ATGGATCTGTGCGGTCCACAATCGTTGGACAACATACTTGAGCCGGATGAGTTAAATCTTGTTCCGGAGAacgtacaaaaaaaattgtcgGGGTACATTGAAAAGTTTACAGATGAGTACTGCAAGAACCGTGCGGCGGCTAATCGTTTGG ccGAATCTGAGCAACAGCgggaggagctgcagagcgCTGTCGAGGATCATAATGTGAAGTTGGCAAATTTCGAGCAAAATGTCAATGAGCTGCGCACACAGCTGGACCAAGTATCCGCAGAGCGTGATCATCTGCTGGAGACTATACGCAGCAACGAGCACATCGCGACGTCCTTCAGGCAGGAGAAGAACAGCATAATCGAGGAGCGTGACTCGCTCTTGACGCTGTTGGAACGCCAGAATGCGGAGCTGGAGCGCCTGAAGGAGGATCTTCACACCTACCGTCAGCAGCTGAGCAACGCCATCTCGGCCAAATGCGAAGCCATTGCGCGCGTTGACGAGATCCAAAGCAAGGAGGTGGCCCTGCAGACAAAGGAGCAGCGCATCGAGAGCGAGCGGCTCATGCTGCAAAATGAGATTCAGCTGCTCAACAGCGATCTGAACCGCAACAACAGCGAGCTGCAGAACATCCGACGCGAGAACTCCATCAACACAATGCAGCTGGAGAACAGTCTAAGGGAAAAGTGCGATGCGCTGCAAATAGTTCAGGCAGAGCACGCCCAGGCAGTGGAAACCATCGGCCAGTTGAATGACAAGATAGCGGAGCTGACGAACAATGTCTACAAGCAGTCCATGGTCACGGAACAGTACGTTGCCTCGCTCAAGAACGAGCTGGATGCCAAGAACAAGCTCTATGAAATATTCAAGAGCACAGAGTCCCAGCAAGCGATGGCACACGACGAGCTGTTGCGGGGCATCGGTGAGCTGAAGGAAATGCTGAAGTTATCAAGTGCAGAGAACGACAAGCTGCAGGCCGAACTGAGTGCCACAAAGGTGCAGCATGACTCTGAGCTGGCAGAACGTGCGGCCACCATAGAGGAGTTGCGAAAGGAACTCAGcgaagcaaataaattgctgACCCAAACAAAGGATCGGGGCCTGGAGGAGGCCATCTTCAAGATGTCGCCAAGTGCAGCGGTTGCCAGTCGCGTGATTAATCCCAATTTCACGATCACCGAACTGTACGCGAAGTATGTCAAGGCCCTCGAAGATTTGGAGCTGATGAATCTCGATAATtccaagctgaagctgcatGTGGCGTCCATTTTGAAGGAGGTGGAAGAGCGTGCACCAGAGattgagcagcagcgcatGGACTTCGAGAATCTAAAAGAAGCCTACGACCAGATCATCCCCGAGCGTGATGCTCTGCTCGAGAAGAAACAGTGGCTGGAGGAGTCCCTGGAGCGGGCCAACTTTGATGTGAAATCCGTGACAAAGAAGAACGATCTGCTGGAACGTTCAGCGAAGGATCTCGGCCGACAGGTGTGCACATTGCTGGACGAACTGAATTGCCTGCGCGCAGGTGTGCCCCACGTATCCCACCACAATAGGTCGGgcgatggcagcagccaaccaCAAAACGTGCACGGCGTCATTTCCGAGCACCTAGTGACCTTTGATTCAATTGTCGAACTACAGGAAAGGAATCAGAAGCTGTTGCAGCTGACGCGTGAGCTGGCACAGACCATGGATGAGCAGGAAAAGGAATTCAATATGAATATGCTGAAAATGGACAAGGAGCGTGCACAGAAGGCACAGGAAAGATGTGCCCTGCTGGAGGAGCAACTCGCGGAGAAGAACAATGCCCTCAACCTGATCAACTCCAAGTGTGAGCGCTACCAGAAGTCATTCTTTGCTGCCCAAAAGCGACTCGGTCGTCAGCCGCGCAATCTGGATGATTCGGCCACGGATATGGATGTCAGCGAAACCGCCACGCTGGACACATCGGCAAAGGCCGCAGAGCACAACAACAGAGAAGAGGTGAgccagctggagcagcgcaTACAGAGTCTGGAGCGGCAGCTGGTGGAGGAGAACAGCAGGTATGCAGCGCTCAAGGAGAACTACGAGTACTACACCAGCGAGAAGCGGAAGAACGATGCCCTGGCCCAGGAacaattcgattcgatgcgCAAGGAAGTCCGCGAGCTGACCTCCACCAACTGCAAGCTGCTGAACTCCACAGATTTCCAGAAGGAACAGATCGATCTGCTGCACCGGAACGTGGAGGCGTGCAAGAAGCAAATCTCGGCACTGGAAGATCGCAATCGGAGCTACGAGAAGACAATCATCAAGCACGAGCAGACCATGCATCTGCTCAAGGATGAAACGATGGCTGCGCACAAAAAGTCATCTGCCGCCGAGGCGGAGGCCTACAATCTGCGGCAGGAGAATCGCAACCTCAAGGACACGGCCACACGTCTGCAGATCGAGAAGGAGAGCTTCCATCGCGATCAGCACAgtcagtcgctgctgctcaacAATTTGGAGTTTATCAAGTCCAACCTCGAGCGTTCAGAGACTGAGGGACGGCTGCGCCTCGAGCAGCGGCTGGATGACGCGGCGCGAGAGCTGGCCGCCCAGCGGCGACACCAGCAAGAAGAGCACGAAAAGTTCCAGGAGACCGTGAACGAGTTCAAGCGTCAAGCCGAAACTGCCATCAAGCTGAAGGAAGAAGAGCGACAGCAAGCGGAGAAGTGGCAAGCGGAGCTCGTGAGTGTGCGCGAGGAGCTGGCCCAAAAGGTTACGCAGGTGAACGAGCTCAGCAAGAAGCTGCAGGAGAGCCTGACGCCCTCGATGAACGAGAATCCGGTGTCGGCAGCCAACAAACGCGCACGAGAATTCGAGCTGAAGTACAACCAGGCCGCTGTGGAGATTGAATCGCTGCAGAAGGAGCTCGTCTCGCTGCGTGCGCATGGCGAGCAGTTCTACAAGATGTCGCAGACTGCCGAGGCCGAAGTCAAGCGGCTGCACGAGCTGCACTCCGAGATGGTGGCCAGCCACGAGGATGAGATAAAGAAGCTGAAGAGCGCCGAGACAGAGCTGAGGGCACGCATCGATGAGCTGGAGGCCGAGGCAATGCTCCTCAATGTCACCGAACAGACCAAGAGCATTAACCAAACCGATCAGGTCAAGGTGGCGCAGGATGAGATGAAGACTGTGCTGGAGAAGCTCACCGAATCGGGTCGCACCATCCGCACGCTGCGCACTGAGAACACAACGCTGGCCGAGTCGCTGCACGAAGTGGAGGTCAAGTATGCCAACGAAATGGTGCAGCACTCGGCTGATATCCAAGACCTGACCAAGCTGAAGACCGACAACTACAAGCTGAGGGATGAGCTGAACCAGCTGAAGGCGGGACAGGAGTCGCTGCAGGCCGCTCACGATGAGCTGCTCAAGGCGAATGCCGAGGCCCAAAGtctgctggagaaggagaaggaggagacgGACAGGCGCGTCGCCGATTTGAATGCTCTCAATGCCACATTGCATGACCAGATTGAAGCGCTGACCACCAAGCTGACGGCCCTGAGTCAGTCGGGCACAAACACTTCCTTGCTGAACGAATCTCTGGCACTGGATGCGGACCAAAGTCTCAATATTTCGGGCTTGGCTGTGGAGGAGATACGCAGCAatgagcagctgctgaagaTCATCAAGTTCCTGCGCCAAGAGAAGGATCTGTGCGTGGCCAAGATGGACATTATGAAGGCCGAGAATGCGCGCCTCAAGTCGGAGCTCACAATTATGCAGAAGAAGTTGGACGAGGTGACGGTCTGTCTCAACCAGGAGCGCTCCAAGAACCAGACCGAGGTTAATTCCACCTTCAAGTACGCTGAGGTGTTGCGCAAGATCGAGACCCTGGATGCCATCACAGATAGCAATCGAATTTTGAGGGAGGAGCGCAACAGTCTGACACAGCGCCTGGCGGAGCTCACGAGCCGCATTCAGAGTTTGGAGAAGGAACTGTTCCCGCTGCAGTGCAGCAACAAGGAGCTAACCTCGAAGATTGAGGAACTCAACTTGGAGAACACTTCGCTGCGCACCGAGGCCGTCAAGTGGCGTCAGCGTGCCAATGTCCTCGTGGAGAAGAGCAATCGCAATCCGGAGGAGTTCAAGCGCATCCAGACGGAGCGCGAGAATCTGGCCAAGCAGCTGACGACCGAAAGGGAACTCAGCAAGAAGCAAACCGACGAGATTGGCCTGCTGAAGTCGGAGCTGCCAGCCTTGATGGGCAAACTGCAAGCCCTGGACGATGCACGCAAGAAGCAGATGGAGGAGACCATAAATCTGCGGCAGACAAACTCACGACAGACGCAGGACATTATGGAGCTGAAGAATCGCCTTctgcagaaggaggaggaactgATGAAGGCCACCGACGAGCTGGATGCCAAGGAGAAGGCGCTGCAGGAAAAGGACACCAAGGAGTTGGCCCTGCGCAAGGTGGCCAAGCGCTACAGGGAAGGCTACATAAGTCTGCAGGCACAACAGGGTGGCGCCGACATCAGTGCCGATCTGGAGAAGGTTCGCTCCGAGCTGGATGAGCTTGGCAATCAGTACAGAGCCgccaaggaggagctggagaaggtgACCAGTGAGAATGATGCTCTGAAGAGTCGCCAAACAGAACCGGAGACCGATGCGAATGCCGTGCGGCAGGAGCACAAGGTGAAGGTGGACAAGCTCATACAGGATCTGACAGTGGCCAGAACGGATCTGGTCAATCAGGAGGCCACGCTGGCCAGCAACAAGACGCAGTACGACGAGACCGTTGCCCGTCTGGAGAAGGAGTTGCAGGAGAGTATTGCCGCCAACAAGGAGGTGAACTTGCGGCTCACCCGCGAGAACGAGTCGCTGCACATGCGCATCAATCAACTCACACGCCAACTGGGCTCCCAGCAGTCGACCAAGCCCTCGACGAGCTCTGTCGCCGAGAAGGGCAACATATCAGAGTCCTCATCGCCGCGCACGGCCAATGTGAAGCCCATGTCCGGGTCGGCCACGGTCCAGCAGTCGGCCACTGTCACGCCCTGGCGTGGCGGGGAGACACCCTTGGCCAGCATCCGGCCCATTTCGGTGCAGAACAGCCGCACGGCTGCCATCTTGCCCACCAGCCAGCAACCGTCGGCGGGCAGTGCTTCCACATCCTCGTCGTCGACATCCACAACATCAGCAtcggccagcggcagcagctcggcGGTGGCCAACACGGCCTTggtgccgccgcagcagcaggtgcacaCCACAGGCAGTGGGGCCTTGGAATCGATGGCCTCCTCATCGCCCACATCTTCACACACCGATTACATGCCATCGACGAGCTCTGCGGCTGTAGCGGTGGCCGCCATACCACCCATGGGCGCCACCTCTGCCGCTGAGAGCTCCCAGGAGGCGGAGAGCgtgcagcatccacagcagaATGATTCGCAGCTGTTTGCAGGAGGATCGCAGCAGCAGGTCGTCGCTTTGGTGTCGCCACGCGTGGAGGGCTCCTCGTCGACTTCTACCTCCACATCGACAGCGACTTCCACACCGAACCCAACGGCGAATCCCAGTGTCCAAGATGCGAgccagcagagccagcagccgaGCAcatcgggcagcagcagcagctcctcgacGGTAGTCAGCAGTCACAGCCGGCACACACCGTCCAGCAGCAATGTGACCACCACTCAGGCAGGCTGCTCCTCCATTGGCATCAAGCGTCCGCGCGATGTGGAAGGAGACTCCACCAACACCGAGGATGGTGTGCCCGAGAAGACGAAGCGTCTGCGTGCTCCCATGCACAGTGAGGAGCTGTCCGCCACGCACATTGGCGACTCCGGCATGGACGTTGATCAGATGCCCACCTCGTCACAGCGCGATCAGGAGGATGACATTCAGGTGGTGGACTCTGACGATGAGGACGATGTCTTGGCGGATGCCGATGACGGCCCCGTCGATGGCGGCGAGGCCGATCAGGAGGGCTACGAGGACTCGTACGAGCAGGACAACGACATGGACAACGATGGTGCTGACGATGAGAATGAGATGGCGTCCGATGCTCAGGACAACAACGAGGTGGACattgaggagcagcagctgcaggtgcaaGAGGAGAGCCAATTGCTGGACAACCAAGCTGGTGCTGCAGTGgtggccgccgctgcctcagcctcCACGCAGGAGAACAACCAGAGCCAGGCCAtcaccagcggcagcggagagTCTTCGAATCCAGCCAAATTGCCACAGGCCGAGACCTCCCCATGGAAGCAGGCGGTCGCCTcgacatcatcagcagcagcagcatctcggCGTTTGGAGAG CTCAGTGGAGATTGTCAGCTCCCCGCAAGTATCAAACTTTAGTGAGCAGCCGGCGCGTGTGGAGACAGCAGAGGTAGATGGAACCGCAGCCGTGGCGCCCGACGAGAGTGCTGGACCCAGTGGCgaaggcacagcagcagcattaccCCAGAAACCAAACGAGGCAGCCGAAACCAATGCTGCCGATGCCGCAAAACTACCCAGCGAAAGTGACTTGGGCGGAGCGGAAGATATCTGCGAGGCTGACGAGGCATTTGCCGAGGAGACGCTGGAACCTGGCCAGGGTGAAGACTCACAGCAGCTCGGGAATGAGA ATCAAAATGTAGGCACAAGTCAGTCTGAATTGTCGGATAATCAGCCAAATCAAGCGGAAGGCGGTTCGGGTGAGGCCAACGAGGGCACAGATGGCGTCTCCTCAGAGGGTGAGAAGCAGGCAGTGGGTGTTGAG GAGGAGGGACGTGAGGCTGAGGCCACTTCACCGTCGGATAACACGCGATATCGCAACCTGCGCAGTGGCCTGCcgcccaacaacaacaacaacagcaacaccaaccgTGGGGTTCGCAGGACACGTGGGAATCCAAATACGAACCAGAATCGTTCACGCATTGTGTGGCAGCGGTCTGATGGTCCAAACAATCCCAATATGCAGGGTGATCAGGGCTCCCCCTCTAATCGTGGATACAACAATCAACGCGGTGGTCAA